Proteins encoded by one window of Tunturibacter psychrotolerans:
- a CDS encoding NAD(P)/FAD-dependent oxidoreductase → MSRKTRILILGGGFAGVEVARVLERLLEPRDAEIRLVSRDNFLLFTPMLHEVAASDLDITTIVNPIRKMVHQTEFIAADVNAIDLIEQTVTIAHGADRHTHLLGYDHVVLALGSVPHFRGITGLEQNAMRMKTLEDAITLRNRMIAHLEEAEPDCSEITRDAMLTMVVVGGGFAGVETVSGIYDFMESAVRAYPNLSPSMLRVVLIQAGSHLLPELGSELGVLTRDKLVSRGIEVLLNRRLTAVTPDDVTLDDGRLIPTKFVVWTGGNAAPPELAHLTTASNGARVITTRTMLVEGHPNVWALGDCARIPDGNGGYYPPTAQHALREARVLAENLAASLQRRPMKEFTFNTIGQMASIGRRSGVAQILGYKCSGFAAWFMWRTVYLTKLPRWEKRIHVALDWFLDLIFSKDTVQFMSFRAPGQGIPEKCSLETSASNASSSSSQAE, encoded by the coding sequence ATGTCGCGCAAAACTAGAATCCTTATCCTAGGCGGAGGCTTCGCAGGCGTAGAGGTAGCTCGGGTTCTGGAGCGACTTTTAGAGCCGCGGGACGCGGAGATTCGTCTCGTGAGCAGGGACAACTTTCTTCTGTTCACGCCCATGCTTCATGAGGTAGCCGCAAGCGATCTCGACATTACGACGATCGTGAATCCAATTCGAAAGATGGTCCATCAGACGGAGTTTATAGCTGCAGACGTGAACGCGATCGACTTGATTGAACAGACCGTCACGATTGCGCATGGGGCTGACCGGCATACTCACCTTCTCGGCTATGACCATGTCGTGCTCGCTTTGGGCTCCGTGCCACACTTCCGCGGAATCACTGGCTTGGAACAAAATGCGATGAGAATGAAGACGCTCGAAGATGCCATTACACTTCGGAACCGGATGATCGCACATTTGGAAGAGGCCGAGCCGGACTGCTCGGAGATTACGCGAGATGCGATGCTCACAATGGTTGTTGTGGGGGGAGGATTCGCCGGAGTAGAGACTGTTTCCGGGATTTACGACTTCATGGAATCGGCTGTGCGGGCCTATCCAAATCTTTCTCCTTCAATGCTCCGGGTAGTGCTCATCCAAGCCGGTTCCCATCTCCTCCCGGAACTTGGATCAGAACTTGGCGTATTAACCAGGGATAAGCTAGTTTCACGCGGAATCGAAGTTCTCCTAAACAGGAGACTGACAGCCGTCACCCCCGATGATGTCACGCTCGACGATGGGAGACTGATTCCTACCAAGTTCGTCGTATGGACTGGGGGAAACGCCGCGCCACCCGAGCTTGCCCACCTTACAACCGCATCAAACGGCGCAAGGGTGATCACGACCAGAACGATGCTCGTAGAGGGTCATCCCAATGTGTGGGCCTTGGGTGACTGCGCACGAATTCCTGATGGGAATGGTGGTTATTACCCGCCTACAGCCCAACACGCTTTGCGAGAAGCAAGGGTTCTTGCAGAAAACCTGGCTGCCTCCCTGCAACGTCGACCGATGAAGGAATTCACGTTTAACACAATCGGCCAGATGGCTTCAATTGGTCGTCGCAGTGGAGTTGCCCAAATCCTGGGATACAAGTGTTCCGGATTTGCAGCTTGGTTCATGTGGAGAACCGTGTATCTCACCAAGCTCCCACGGTGGGAGAAACGCATTCATGTTGCCTTGGACTGGTTTCTAGACTTGATCTTTTCCAAGGACACTGTTCAGTTCATGTCCTTCCGGGCCCCTGGTCAAGGCATTCCGGAGAAATGCTCTTTGGAAACCTCAGCGAGTAATGCCAGTTCTTCAAGCTCTCAGGCCGAGTGA
- a CDS encoding FAD-dependent oxidoreductase, with protein sequence MAVNRRAPRQPSQGDTSRYAGSTTQAAAPPVLSQEMIQRLELYGETETFDASVTLFERGSRGGDMFVVIGGRIELFEDKPGHPGVALATLTKGQFSGELDLLSGRDGLLSGRAARGSRILRIDAHALHTLMRTELDIADVIVRAWIERRASLMQRSHGGVIVIGHSHDAETMRMHQFLVRNGYPNKLIEAESNPTAQILLDGLNLDPSEMPVVFLPDQRVLKNPSNTVLADELGISRVFEAEDIFDVAIVGAGPSGLAAAVYAASEGLTTVVLEGTAPGGQAATSSKIENYLGFPTGITGQELASRAEIQAQRFGARLEVARNVVGLSSSTNLHRLCLAGGRMVTSRTVVIATGARYRKLLVPGYERYELTNIHYAATPIETARCIGQDVVVVGGGNSAGQAALHLAKDAGCTHLVVRGMTLEATMSDYLVQRITCSPRIKLHLHSEIDAILGDDRLHAVQVRDRSSGAKSVFKVTNIFVMIGADPNTNWLMEHLDLDHNGFVETGRAEWEVQSRFATSRPGIFAIGDVRAGSVKRVASAVGEGSVVISDVHHYLEKLKGFDSAPIHE encoded by the coding sequence ATGGCAGTTAATCGAAGAGCACCTCGTCAACCTAGTCAGGGTGACACCTCCAGATATGCGGGAAGCACTACACAAGCAGCCGCGCCGCCGGTTCTTTCACAGGAAATGATTCAACGCCTCGAGTTGTATGGAGAGACTGAGACATTTGACGCAAGCGTGACCCTGTTCGAAAGAGGGTCTAGAGGTGGCGATATGTTTGTCGTCATCGGGGGCAGGATAGAGCTGTTTGAAGATAAGCCAGGACATCCCGGTGTGGCATTGGCGACCCTAACAAAGGGTCAATTCAGCGGCGAATTGGATCTGCTTAGCGGACGGGACGGACTGTTGAGTGGCCGAGCGGCGAGAGGGAGCAGAATTCTCCGCATCGATGCTCACGCGCTGCATACCCTAATGCGCACAGAGCTGGACATCGCGGACGTGATCGTCCGTGCGTGGATCGAACGCCGAGCAAGTCTCATGCAGCGATCCCATGGAGGCGTCATTGTGATTGGACATAGCCATGACGCAGAGACCATGCGAATGCACCAATTCCTGGTACGCAACGGTTATCCCAATAAGCTTATCGAGGCCGAGTCGAATCCAACGGCGCAGATCTTGCTCGACGGACTCAATCTCGATCCTTCGGAGATGCCGGTAGTCTTCCTACCCGATCAGCGTGTCCTGAAAAATCCGAGCAATACGGTGCTAGCAGACGAGTTGGGAATCAGTAGAGTGTTTGAGGCCGAGGATATTTTCGATGTTGCCATTGTGGGTGCTGGACCTTCGGGTCTGGCGGCCGCAGTCTATGCAGCCTCAGAAGGCCTCACGACGGTTGTGCTGGAAGGCACTGCTCCCGGGGGGCAAGCAGCTACGAGTTCCAAGATCGAAAACTACCTCGGTTTCCCAACAGGCATAACCGGACAGGAACTTGCTTCGCGTGCTGAAATTCAGGCGCAGCGCTTCGGAGCGCGTCTTGAGGTCGCTCGAAATGTTGTTGGCCTTAGCAGTTCCACCAACCTGCATAGACTCTGTCTTGCGGGTGGTCGCATGGTGACCTCCCGTACTGTCGTGATTGCAACAGGAGCTCGATATCGCAAGCTCCTGGTTCCTGGTTATGAACGGTATGAGCTGACCAACATCCACTATGCTGCGACGCCCATCGAAACGGCTCGCTGTATTGGCCAGGATGTAGTCGTGGTCGGCGGTGGCAACTCAGCCGGACAGGCTGCGCTGCATCTGGCTAAGGATGCCGGTTGCACGCATCTTGTCGTACGTGGGATGACGCTTGAAGCGACGATGTCGGACTATCTTGTACAACGTATTACCTGTTCCCCCAGGATCAAATTGCATCTTCATTCCGAAATCGATGCCATCCTGGGCGACGACCGACTGCACGCTGTTCAGGTGCGAGACCGTTCCTCGGGAGCAAAGAGTGTCTTCAAAGTCACTAACATATTTGTCATGATCGGGGCAGATCCTAATACGAATTGGCTCATGGAGCATCTTGACCTCGATCACAATGGCTTTGTCGAGACAGGCAGAGCTGAATGGGAAGTGCAGTCGCGTTTCGCTACGAGTAGACCAGGGATCTTCGCGATTGGCGATGTGAGAGCCGGGTCCGTGAAACGCGTTGCCTCCGCCGTAGGCGAGGGCTCTGTAGTCATTTCGGATGTGCATCATTACCTGGAGAAGCTGAAAGGCTTCGACAGCGCGCCTATCCATGAATGA
- a CDS encoding TlpA family protein disulfide reductase, with amino-acid sequence MSPTVSRSFNAPEFSLKSPDGKTVSLSDNRKHWTVVNFWGTWCGPCIVELPEMESIARTGHRGSM; translated from the coding sequence ATCTCCCCGACCGTTAGCAGGAGCTTCAATGCTCCTGAATTTTCTCTCAAATCTCCGGATGGCAAGACGGTCTCACTCTCGGACAATCGCAAGCACTGGACGGTCGTGAATTTCTGGGGAACCTGGTGCGGTCCTTGCATAGTTGAGTTGCCGGAAATGGAATCCATCGCGCGCACCGGACACCGAGGATCAATGTAG